The Helianthus annuus cultivar XRQ/B chromosome 16, HanXRQr2.0-SUNRISE, whole genome shotgun sequence genome includes a window with the following:
- the LOC110916311 gene encoding ribonuclease 3-like protein 3 isoform X2, giving the protein MNDSITESNLPLLPSLNEVETIIGYNFKNKELLKEAFTHNSFKDNESQVSYERLEYLGDSVLNLMFAKQHYFSYPKMNSDFQVQELMEGIKEHPLHSHGLINSPKILADIVEAVVGAVYVDTGLSIDDTWEVVKNLLQPLTTPENLSLNPMTKLNETCQKMGIKLEYKNLWIETGDIEIYKDNELIGKGNYKKKKTTAKNKAAADAYENLVKLFGI; this is encoded by the exons ATGAACGATTCCATCACCGAGTCAAACTTGCCGTTATTACCGAGTCTCAACGAGGTGGAGACAATCATCGGATACAACTTCAAAAACAAAGAGTTACTAAAAGAAGCCTTTACTCACAACTCTTTTAAAGACAACGAATCTCAAGTATCTTACGAGCGGCTTGAGTACCTCGGAGACTCGGTTTTGAATCTCATGTTCGCCAAACAACATTACTTTTCGTACCCAAAAATGAACTCTG ATTTTCAGGTACAAGAACTTATGGAAGGAATCAAAGAACACCCGTTGCACTCTCATGGTTTGATCAATTCTCCTAAAATACTCGCGGACATTGTTGAAGCTGTCGTTGGTGCGGTCTATGTTGATACCGGGTTATCAATCGACGATACATGGGAG GTTGTGAAGAATTTGTTGCAACCTTTGACGACACCGGAAAACCTTAGTTTGAACCCAATGACGAAGTTAAATGAAACATGCCAAAAGATGGGGATAAAACTAGAATACAAAAACTTGTGGATTGAAACGGGAGATATAGAAATATATAAAGACAATGAATTAATTGGCAAAGGGAACTACAAGAAAAAGAAAACGACAGCGAAAAACAAAGCAGCGGCCGATGCTTACGAGAATCTTGTCAAGTTGTTCGGTATTTGA
- the LOC110916311 gene encoding ribonuclease 3-like protein 3 isoform X1 has product MNDSITESNLPLLPSLNEVETIIGYNFKNKELLKEAFTHNSFKDNESQVSYERLEYLGDSVLNLMFAKQHYFSYPKMNSGELTRLRAANVDTEALARVAFKHGLHRFLRHEDPSLNERVQELMEGIKEHPLHSHGLINSPKILADIVEAVVGAVYVDTGLSIDDTWEVVKNLLQPLTTPENLSLNPMTKLNETCQKMGIKLEYKNLWIETGDIEIYKDNELIGKGNYKKKKTTAKNKAAADAYENLVKLFGI; this is encoded by the exons ATGAACGATTCCATCACCGAGTCAAACTTGCCGTTATTACCGAGTCTCAACGAGGTGGAGACAATCATCGGATACAACTTCAAAAACAAAGAGTTACTAAAAGAAGCCTTTACTCACAACTCTTTTAAAGACAACGAATCTCAAGTATCTTACGAGCGGCTTGAGTACCTCGGAGACTCGGTTTTGAATCTCATGTTCGCCAAACAACATTACTTTTCGTACCCAAAAATGAACTCTGGTGAGTTGACTCGGTTGCGTGCAGCCAATGTGGACACCGAAGCCTTGGCTCGTGTTGCATTCAAACACGGGTTACATAGGTTTCTTAGACATGAAGATCCTTCACTAAATGAACga GTACAAGAACTTATGGAAGGAATCAAAGAACACCCGTTGCACTCTCATGGTTTGATCAATTCTCCTAAAATACTCGCGGACATTGTTGAAGCTGTCGTTGGTGCGGTCTATGTTGATACCGGGTTATCAATCGACGATACATGGGAG GTTGTGAAGAATTTGTTGCAACCTTTGACGACACCGGAAAACCTTAGTTTGAACCCAATGACGAAGTTAAATGAAACATGCCAAAAGATGGGGATAAAACTAGAATACAAAAACTTGTGGATTGAAACGGGAGATATAGAAATATATAAAGACAATGAATTAATTGGCAAAGGGAACTACAAGAAAAAGAAAACGACAGCGAAAAACAAAGCAGCGGCCGATGCTTACGAGAATCTTGTCAAGTTGTTCGGTATTTGA